The segment CGTAACAAAAATTTATCcgtctatgaaaaaaaaaattgaaagtaaaaaaaaaactttttctttcTCAACTCACTTCCTTTTTTCCCACCCCTCAGTTCCACATGCATGACTTCACATTCGATACTATCTGTTTATTACAAGAGGAAAAGAGATATTTAGTGGATATACTCATTATATGTTTGAATACAAAGTAAAGTGAAACAATAGAAATTCGTTCATATAATTACCCTAACAGTATtactaaatatataaacatagtatttttattatcatatgtCTGTGTGCATGTTGAATGATActactgaaataaaatgttttattttgatcttgATATTTCAAGAAATGTGCTTACAATCACAGGGGCATTTGTTCTTCATGTTGCTTTCCTGAAACTGGTTATTTGCTCTCTGTAACTCTTCAACAAGTCCCTGACATTCTCGTAGGATTCTCTCTCTACACGTCTTACATGGTCTTCCATCTCCATCCTTGTAATTTAGATCATCAAGGTGGTCGTTGTATTGACGTATGCGTTTTCTTGTCTTTGACATGACCTTTTTAATACATGTGTTGTCTTGGGAAGCATTGTCAGTGTCCTCTGTAAAAGACAATTATTTTAATCAtgcttttataaacaaaatgacatttttatcatatatgtaATTTTGTGTTTATATGTATGTAGTATTGATGTGTATTGTATTCTATTGCGTTTTGTAATGTCTAGTAGAAATATAGTTGTTCTATTAACACAACAGTGTTTTGATACGTTTAAgcaattaatataaaatgtattaaaatgtttttcttagaatgtatacaatatttattaaatattgttttctttgatacAGTTGTTTTATTTCCAGATCCGAATTCTATTGAATTTACCTTTTGACCAACAGGTATCGCAGTAAACCTTTGAGCTCTGGGATGGAGAAATTTCATCCTTATAATAGTGTTCTATCAACCGACCACATTCCTTATTTAGCTCATTTGCTTCTTTAAGTATCGACTTTTCACAGTCTTTACAAGGCACATCATCATATATGTGTCCTAACTCTGcgtctttgattttattattaaattcacGTACTCTAAATCTACAGTTTGAAATGCTATTTCCGGGCTCTTCAGCTATTTCAACGT is part of the Magallana gigas chromosome 3, xbMagGiga1.1, whole genome shotgun sequence genome and harbors:
- the LOC117692820 gene encoding uncharacterized protein isoform X1, producing MADVEIAEEPGNSISNCRFRVREFNNKIKDAELGHIYDDVPCKDCEKSILKEANELNKECGRLIEHYYKDEISPSQSSKVYCDTCWSKEDTDNASQDNTCIKKVMSKTRKRIRQYNDHLDDLNYKDGDGRPCKTCRERILRECQGLVEELQRANNQFQESNMKNKCPCDYSIECEVMHVELRGGKKGRSNVKQHQHDCGYHSVSSDILRREPTESMDDNQTASADTTQPKHLNMDTHTVAPSCSYDKADLKGQCVTLEVSMDDSNTTDA
- the LOC117692820 gene encoding uncharacterized protein isoform X2 — its product is MADVEIAEEPGNSISNCRFRVREFNNKIKDAELGHIYDDVPCKDCEKSILKEANELNKECGRLIEHYYKDEISPSQSSKVYCDTCWSKEDTDNASQDNTCIKKVMSKTRKRIRQYNDHLDDLNYKDGDGRPCKTCRERILRECQGLVEELQRANNQFQESNMKNKCPCDYSIECEVMHVELRGGKKGMRREPTESMDDNQTASADTTQPKHLNMDTHTVAPSCSYDKADLKGQCVTLEVSMDDSNTTDA